The nucleotide sequence GCGTTTGCACTAATGTTGGTGGTGTTACTTCACTGTAACCCTTTTCATTAAAGTGATCCCTAAATGCCTGCATCAACACAGATCTCACAAGTAATACGCGAGATGTCTAAAACAAATGAATTCACTGAAATTTATTTGatcaaatgaaaatttatatttattatttttctatagttAAACTTCTAATAAATGGCTTAATTACACCAATTATCTTACATTTTCACCACGAATCATAATATGTCTATTATCTAACTGCACATCAGGAAGAGCTTCTTCGTTTAAAATGGAATCTGCACCACCAGGAGGAGATGTTCCTATTAATCTCCAATAATCAACATGTAATTCATGTCCATTCGGAGCCTAGAAAGGATAAGAAACATAGAAATTTGAGAAGCTCTTGTCAAAATTACATCTGGTATCATACATTTTTTCCCTCTGGTACGATCTTGAGAGTTCCAAATATTTCAATGGAAGCTTCTGTGGATAAGGTCAACGCATTGTACGTTTGGCATAAAATATTGCTAAGTACACATTGTAGAAAGCCTGTTCCATCTCGCAATGTAATAAACATAAGTGCCCTCCCTAAAAAGGTGTGAGACATTAATGCTAAGTTAGTAGGTATAAAGTGAatacataatttaaaatttaggttacaaatatatatatattataccttGACGTCTAAGCCTATGCACCCATCCAAAAAGTTTTACTCGTTGATCTCGATGATAGATACTATctcgaatttttatacaaattgcaGGTGACAAAGTGGTATCTTCTTGAATTATAATTGTTTTAGCTTCTTCCAAGTTTTTCAATCTTTTCTCTTCATCCTCTAATAACTTCTTTTGTTTGTcttcatttttatattcattcCTTGCCCAAATTTTTTGTGCTTTTTTAAATTGTGATTTCGATACTATCACATATTTTTTTCCATCCTCGTTAGAATCTTGATAAAATGGTGGAAATGGTTCTTTTCCTACATAACGCATTGCTCTCAAGATCGTTTTAAAAGGATTAGTGTCAGTACCATTGCCAGTCTCATCGTTCCCATACTTTTGAGAAGTATAAATTGCATCTGAAAGAAAATTATGAAACTTTTTTATTcctttatagaaaaataataataatattaaagataatttaaattttattaaagccttttatttttgagaaattataaaaacataTGCAATTTTACCTAATAATGGTTTAGAAGACTCCATCACTGGCATATTACTTCTTCTTAATAACTTTTCCCTTGTATCTTATTATCTTTGctttcaatttattaattatattattattaattatattatatatttattaattatattagttGCGTTTTAATCTATGAAAATTAGAAGATTTATAGTAATTACATATCTGAACTTTTCTATGTGTGTTAGTTTAGTCTCAGTAGAACTAGTAAGAATAGATGTGCTGTACAAGTAAATAGGTATGTTTGTTGTCATCTATACGCGATACAtcgtgtattttataatttctattaaaaatcttTAGTTTTATTCATTCGTGGTACACCATATGCTTTTACATATAAACATACAAATATAAatcatttatatacatatgtattatatgAATGATAAATACGAATGATCACAAGGTGACTAACTAGGTACTTACTGTTAGATAGTAACGTGGCACAACGTCGCAACGCAACTCACATTTATGTAATATCTATATTTTGTATGATTTGATTAAAAGGCTAAATTTTACTTTAGGGGTCGAAACATTATTGAGCCGTTCTCTTTGCAATTCTGTATTTACTGACGTGACGATTCGACCTAAAAAAGTAAGTTTTAAGATGCGGAATCCAGTGGTTCAAAGATTAAGCGTACACAAAGTCGagaatttttatcgtatttggcAGGTTACTTCGATGCTATATTGGCTTCTAGCTATCATCTGACTGGTCCACACAAATGAGTATTGAATTTAAGTTCGCTGGAAATTAACTTGATCGGGGTAATCAGCCGTTTTGAGGCGACTGGAGAGTAAAGAATATCCCAAACCTAATCTAATACCGTGTCTGTTTAAATGCTATAGATAAAGATATGTAAAAAATTAAGCGAGAACCTGTTACTAATAACAAGAAAAAATATCTATACATTATACAAgcctatttatttctttatttatttcctttaattgttattttatagaTTCGGCATAGCTGTTGAACAGGTAACTCCTCAGCGATTCTAATGTCTTTGTAATATGTCCTCAAGGTTAGGATTTCATCAAAGTCAAGGTTTGATATCATAGCTATGTACTTTCtgtctatattttatataaaattgtatattagAACTTATCCGTGAACTCAGAATATATTAACTTCAATAGATTTAAATCGCCCATTTCTTAAACCGCCCTTACACAGCCCGCAACATTTAAACAGTTTAACCTTGCCTACTTCTTTCCATTATTAATTCATTTGCACTGTATAATTATGTGTAGTTATGTACTAATACTAACCCTTAACTTATGAATTTCTTTCAGACTTGCGGTTTTGCAATTTGTTTCCATAAAACTTTAATTTACTTTCATTCTTATGAAAGCGTTACATTTTGTTGGCAGCGCCATTACGCAAGGATAATTCGAAACAGGGAAAAGCGTTGTAATTGGGCGATCGTAGCACCTCCTTACTAATCGTTGCGAATTAATTTCGAAAAAAGAAACTGATCTCTGTTAGTGGCGAGAAAAATTCAAACCTACCTTAGCAGTTACAAATCTATGGTAATCTTTAAATTAAGTAGTTGTAAACAAACAAGAATGAGTaagaaataagaataagaacaaggatacaataaaaatttgaatttatttctgTGTAAGGAGtttgtatactaattttttcaGCAAGTATAATGACAGAAACTCAAAGTATCATTTGTCGAAGAACATAACC is from Bombus vancouverensis nearcticus chromosome 17, iyBomVanc1_principal, whole genome shotgun sequence and encodes:
- the LOC117166114 gene encoding asparagine--tRNA ligase, cytoplasmic isoform X1; its protein translation is MPVMESSKPLLDAIYTSQKYGNDETGNGTDTNPFKTILRAMRYVGKEPFPPFYQDSNEDGKKYVIVSKSQFKKAQKIWARNEYKNEDKQKKLLEDEEKRLKNLEEAKTIIIQEDTTLSPAICIKIRDSIYHRDQRVKLFGWVHRLRRQGRALMFITLRDGTGFLQCVLSNILCQTYNALTLSTEASIEIFGTLKIVPEGKNAPNGHELHVDYWRLIGTSPPGGADSILNEEALPDVQLDNRHIMIRGENTSRVLLVRSVLMQAFRDHFNEKGYSEVTPPTLVQTQVEGGSTLFKLDYFGEEAFLTQSSQLYLETCLPAMGDVYCIAQSYRAEQSRTRRHLAEYTHVEAEYAFITFEELLDRLEDMICDVVDRVLKSKFGYLVKELNPDFKIPRKPFKRMDYKDAIEYLQINNITKDDGTFYEFGEDIPEMPERKMTDIINEPIMLCRFPAEIKSFYMQRCADDKRLTESVDVLLPNVGEIVGGSMRIWDYDELLEGYSSANIDPKPYYWYTDQRKYGTCPHGGFGLGLERFLCWLLNRYHIREACLYPRFLERCRP